CCATTCATCGTTTGGTAAGAACTTTGTACATCCAATTTTCAATCCCCAAATAGAAACTATGATTTTAGAATGTTTGTTTGAATAATCTGCTcccattttgaaaattactaTAAATTGTTCTTATGGGTTTTAGGTGGAACTCTGTTGGTCAAGGATGGCTTGGTTGGCTCTTCAGGCTGTAACACAGGAGCTACTCGGAACGACCCAAATGCGGTTACAATAGCAGAACCTGAAAATGCTTATTATTCCCAGTATTTGCAAGGCACTGAGGGATCTACTTCTGGGCAGAAGGATTTAGCTATAGAAAATGGATGTGGTTTTGGGAGAAGGGATGTTTCGTTTTCAAGCGAACCTGAAGAGTCTCTGAGAGCAATTCTCACCGACCCTGTGACGTGAGTTCTAAGTGTTTCAATTATGTTTCATTTGGTTGAGCCTGTCAATCATGTTGAAGTATGAACTTGATGCTTGCAGTTTGATTCTAGTGTGTTTTCATGAAGGAAATATGATATGTtcttatattttcttcacttATTTATCCATCTCAATTGTTTCTGGTGATATATTTACTTCTTCTTGGAATCAGGGGCGCTCTCATGGACGATGCAATGATATTGCCGTGTGGGCATTCCTTTGGGAGTGGTGGAATACAACATGTTCTTAGAGTAGTGAGTTACTGGCAAGAACACTGCTCATCTATGCCGTTTAAATTGCTTTTCATCATGTTAGCTATCATTTTTTCCATCATGTTCAAACATAAGAGGTGCATTGAAACTGTTTGGTGGGTAGAATCCTGATCATGAGAGACCCTTTTCAGGCCGTGagatttatgaaaatataactATCAAAGTTCCAaggaatttcaaaattaaagaagatAACAATTTTTGCTATAAAAATGAGTCTACTACCTTATATGTAGCAGGCTTGAACTCGAATGTTGGCATCTATAAGTTCATAGCTTTTCAGTTTTCGATAATCGGACTCGAGTTTTGTCACGACTGAGCTTATGAACTTGTATTTTTCAGTGTATCATGATGTAAAACTTGGCGACCTGTCTCTTAGCTGTGGGAATTCAAGTAATTTGGCTAGATAACCAGAATTTAGTCTTAGTGAGTTTGTCATgcattttcttgatttggatTCTGAATACTCACTTTCTGTTGCAAGTATTAATGTATACCAATCTTGTGCACCTTAATTTCCATTGCTATATGGCTGCTCTGTTCATATTAATCAGTCAATTATTTTGTCGACCTCGGTTGAAATAGTTTCTGCATTTCTCTTGATGTCTTTTCAGAAATCTTGTTACTCATGTTCTCAGTCAGTTTCTGAAGATTCTATTGCTCAAAACTTATGTGAGTACACATTTCTCCGCACTTACTCTCAGAATAGTGAAGTAATAGATTGATATTCTCTTTGAACGTCGTTGTCATGAACATTTTCACGATCTTCGTTTTCGTGTCGTGATATTTTCATCTTCAGCTCTACAAGCTGCAGTCCAAGCATTCCGCCGGGAAGAAGAACTGTTATTTTACCGCTCACCGAAAAGGAGAAGGGAGAGGTTTGAGCAGGTATTTGCTTGGTACCTGGCAAGTTCTACTCGTGGATTTACGTTCGTCGCACTTTCGCTTCAGAGCGAACGATATTCTCGTACTGCAACTGCTTCCAAGTTTTTAATAATCATTGTAGTGTTTGCATATGTAGGATAAAGGTGGTTATGGTGATTCAACTCTCATGGATACTCCACGAGGTCGTGGTGTTCAGTTTCCTTTTGCAGTGACAGATAGGGTGATTATCAAGGTGAGCATAAAACTGTAGTCTTATTTAGTTCCTATATTATAACATGTTGAAACTAATATTACAGCCTTAACGGATCAGGGGAACAAGAGGACGCCGCAGCGTTTTGTGGGACGTGAGGCTGTCGTTACAGCACAGTGCTTGAATGGATGGTTTGTCATTTTTTGTTcctcattttattttgtttccaaAACGAGTAAATGGGGCAACGAAAAATaagattgaaatttgttttctgCAAATGCTACCTGATCTTAGTTTACAAAATGGCATCTTCTTACACTACAGGTATGTGGTGAAAACACTAGACAATGCAGAGAGTGTAAAGTTGCAGTACCGATCGCTTGCGAGGGTTCCAAATGATGCAGCATCGAAGACGATAACAAAGAAGGTTGCACCGAATTGGCTTTAGACTCGCAATATAGATTATAGGAACTTGAATTTGAGATGGATTAGGAGCCTAGTTTTTAGAGGCTCATTATGTTGGATTTACATACACACAAAGGAATTGCTGTAAATATGGTTATGACAGATATTTTGCATGGTTGAGCTTAAGGAGAGGTAGAATGAGTTTTGAGACGTGAGTAGCATTGTGTTCAAGTAAAGAGCTCACCTAAATTTTGACACCTGAGTAGCATTGTTCTGGCTTGGATTGTAACAGTGCGTTTTTAGATCAGAATGTTTCTATCTCTAGGagattaatttgaatttgattgggtTAATAGGAactttaattgaaattaaaaaatgtcgaACCATAAGTAGAGTAGAAGAGATGGGAAATGGAAGAGGTAGGTGATGAAGCATAGATCAAcgataacaaaaataaatataacgaCTCGTGCCCAGAATTCGAATCTAAATTTAGTACCTAATAGCCCAAACATTCGATAGTCacgcttctaagagtgaaaaccaTCCTCATAAACcaattcttttaacttttcttaGTTATCTTAGATATGAtttcggttcattcatgtatttcTCTAACCGAGTATCATAAAGTCAAAGAAGCATTACACAATAATAGAAATTGCATCCAAGAAGTTAGAAAAGTGCAGAGAAAAGGAGATGGGTGTATATATCCAAAAAAATACCAGTAGTCTCTGAAGGCTGTGAAACTAATGCTTGATTTCTAAGAGAAAAACTCAACGAGtacactttctttttccttctcagAACAGCCTTCAAAGgattcaagagaaaaaaagagagaaaactaATCACTATACCACAGCAGCAGGCAGCACATTTAAGGCTTACAAAGCTAGAATTTAGCCCNaaaaaaaaaaaaaaaaaaaaaaaaaaaaaaaaaaaaaaaagggaagaaaaaatcagaaacaGGATACATTCtctgagaaaagaaagttgCAAGTTGAATATATGGAAGCTGCAGCTGCCCCAACAGCTAATGCTCTCTCTGtgttattcattttctttgttctgcaaacaaaaacaaaaaaaaaaaaagacatttgCATACAGTTCTGGTCTATTGATTACCATCTCAAACAGGCTTGGTGTGTGTGTAGCAAGGATATCTTAATAAGTATGCAGGGATATCATCAAAGGACACATAGGGACCCTATCGAAAGTAATTCTTTGAACTCTGACTTCAATTTAGTCGCTGTAGCCCTTATGCTTTGATTAAAGTTTACTAGACGTCTCTACGTGGAGCGCAGCGAACAATGTCAATTAGATTTATGagacttttttctttaatgcaGCCAGAAGTCACTCAGTTAAGTGTCTAACCAAACCATAG
This genomic window from Cucurbita pepo subsp. pepo cultivar mu-cu-16 chromosome LG01, ASM280686v2, whole genome shotgun sequence contains:
- the LOC111801885 gene encoding U-box domain-containing protein 62, whose amino-acid sequence is MSSEDMNGLNSHLVFQEDAMPFNCATTSQRRVADPAPKTRELCGFMDDKLLPVDRDRFFVHQGEDFRRSVFGHSRNWNGNEGARTGSGKGSDEEDDDDEDDDEEDEVDDGDDDVVVEGLASLDDVNKCTKTANPNNTNKDISDQSSDGLKNGANKLGNGKLKHHSSFGGTLLVKDGLVGSSGCNTGATRNDPNAVTIAEPENAYYSQYLQGTEGSTSGQKDLAIENGCGFGRRDVSFSSEPEESLRAILTDPVTGALMDDAMILPCGHSFGSGGIQHVLRVKSCYSCSQSVSEDSIAQNLSLQAAVQAFRREEELLFYRSPKRRRERFEQDKGGYGDSTLMDTPRGRGVQFPFAVTDRVIIKGNKRTPQRFVGREAVVTAQCLNGWYVVKTLDNAESVKLQYRSLARVPNDAASKTITKKVAPNWL